One Verrucomicrobiia bacterium genomic window carries:
- the lysA gene encoding diaminopimelate decarboxylase, whose amino-acid sequence MHGFHYAGNRLFCEDVAIDSLAEKFGTPLYVYSQGTLTDHFEKLDQALAPLDHLICYAMKSNSNLAVLRTLADLGSGFDIVSGGELQRVIAAGGDPIRCVFAGVGKSSDEIALALRHGVYSFNVESEAELERINTVAARLRKVAPIAVRVNPNVAAKTHAKITTGTYENKFGIAYENVQAVYARASRLKNIRLRGVQMHIGSQITTVDPFHQAVRKVLPLVQELKARYDLEFLSIGGGLGIVYDPALESGSSQWWQAGAAKKILTPQRYADRLLPLLQPLGLRILIEPGRFISGNAGILVTRVEYVKRTGKKNFLIVDAAMNDLIRPAFYDAYHEIVPLRRRSGARIDTDVVGPICESGDYFCKDRPLPKLGEGDYLALLSAGAYGSVMASNYNTRAISAEVLVNGKRFALVRERQDIPEIWASEKLATWQK is encoded by the coding sequence ATGCACGGATTTCATTACGCTGGCAACCGGCTGTTCTGCGAGGACGTCGCCATTGATTCACTTGCCGAAAAATTCGGCACTCCCCTCTACGTTTATTCGCAGGGAACGCTGACCGATCATTTCGAAAAATTGGACCAGGCGCTCGCGCCGCTCGATCACCTGATCTGTTATGCGATGAAGTCCAACTCGAATCTCGCCGTGCTGAGAACGCTGGCAGATCTCGGAAGCGGGTTTGACATCGTCAGCGGTGGCGAATTGCAGCGCGTTATCGCGGCGGGCGGGGACCCGATCCGCTGCGTGTTTGCCGGAGTCGGCAAATCGTCCGATGAAATTGCGCTGGCGCTGCGCCACGGCGTGTACTCGTTCAATGTGGAAAGTGAAGCGGAACTGGAGCGCATCAACACGGTCGCGGCTCGGCTGCGCAAGGTCGCACCAATCGCAGTGCGCGTGAATCCGAATGTCGCAGCCAAGACCCACGCGAAGATCACGACGGGGACGTATGAAAACAAATTCGGAATTGCCTACGAGAACGTCCAGGCAGTGTATGCCCGTGCCAGCCGCCTGAAAAACATCCGCTTGCGCGGCGTGCAGATGCACATCGGTTCCCAGATCACAACCGTCGATCCTTTCCATCAGGCTGTCCGGAAAGTGCTTCCGCTCGTCCAGGAGTTGAAGGCGCGTTACGACCTCGAATTCCTCAGCATTGGAGGCGGCCTTGGAATCGTATATGACCCCGCATTGGAAAGCGGTTCCTCGCAATGGTGGCAGGCGGGTGCAGCCAAAAAGATCCTGACGCCGCAACGTTATGCGGATCGGCTCCTCCCCTTGCTGCAGCCGCTGGGCTTGCGCATCCTCATCGAGCCCGGCCGTTTCATTTCAGGCAATGCCGGCATTCTCGTGACCCGGGTGGAATACGTGAAACGGACGGGCAAGAAAAACTTCCTGATCGTGGATGCTGCGATGAACGACTTGATCCGCCCCGCGTTCTACGACGCGTATCACGAAATCGTGCCGCTGCGCCGCCGCAGTGGAGCACGCATCGACACCGACGTCGTCGGCCCTATTTGCGAATCGGGCGATTATTTCTGCAAGGACCGTCCACTGCCGAAGCTCGGCGAAGGGGATTACCTCGCGCTGCTGAGCGCGGGCGCGTATGGATCCGTGATGGCATCGAACTACAACACCCGCGCTATTTCCGCTGAGGTGCTCGTGAACGGAAAGCGATTCGCCCTCGTCCGCGAACGCCAGGACATCCCCGAAATCTGGGCATCCGAGAAACTCGCCACGTGGCAGAAGTAG
- a CDS encoding LamG-like jellyroll fold domain-containing protein, which translates to MMLPFGFSNCVRISILVCVLIAPAGRAAMVHEWRFDEASGTTLSNSLNGAHAEIVVLAGGGEHSLAGGGVQLEGGTRGSADYIRLPEQTFDGLTNVTIEIWATPHSFPNWGRVLDINPGDNPIANNLRLSFSVATDGQQQRFGLRPFDPVDTALPTAIDQTYLYTIVWSSNGGSNGGGRLEWYRDGSFVAGLETGATSIGTLAALPQTLIYLGRSAATADATANATFHAVRIYNTAFDSAAVLANVLRGPNFDGPESVEGLVHRWSFAETNGTLIQDSVGDVVGSVIVAGTGPDFSVTNGQVRLPGGARDTADYLEFPAGLLDGLSSVTVEIWATPHSAQNWSRLFDFGAGDGSTAGTFFLSLTRGTSLDLQRLEFGAPAEFTINTAIPTAPGQQYHYVVTWGATNGAGGSGRLEWYRDGVLMGGVDTGATTISSVNDSVLWLGRSQYAADATANADFNELRIYNRALTPAEINFNRINGPDMFDIPPPVAVNDAMTLNPGAMALIPVLKNDTGTALLPGTVSIVEPPNAGTAQVKADGRVLYTHNGSSGAFDAFTYSVQNSLGRTSNIGTVSLTLDSSLRLPNTTITIPNTPPPVGFQVVDAFPGLTFEDAVALRTHPAFPNHLFVCERRGTVSYIPDVTSPNPVRQVLLNINSQVRFDNTVEGEMGLIGLDFHPGFATNGHFFVYYVTPTSGSPFFNRLARFTANPNTLTAETNTQQVLFSVIDEQFNHNGGDLHFGPDGYLYIGMGDEGDQYNRMQNAQRIDKDFYSGILRIDVDKRPGNLEPAPHYGIPTGGNGQAFYSIPADNPFLSAASIAGRPVNPATRRGEFYAIGFRHPWRFSFDINGELWIPDVGQDRYEEINIVQAGDNAGWAFFEGAQHSTATLYPNQITVTTNPPPPGFVSLDPIYEYAHTGVAGGDPLFKGNSVTGGYVYRGGRIPELHGAYVFADFVSANIWALWRTHSTVRVERIAGESGVAAFGIDPSNGDLLIANYFQNRLRRLIRTDAAVSDFPARLSDTGIFADLATLTPNPGVVTYEPIVAFWSDYALKRRWFTIPDATNTIDFAVEDSWDFPTGMQWIKHFDLELERGNPASKRRLETRVLVKTDAGTYGVSYMWNPAGTEAFLVGDNGTNFTVTVQTGSNTIQQLWEIPSRSACLQCHTPVAGHVLSFNTRELNQFANLNGVVTNQIAALSQAGYFTVPVENIHTLPAFAKAADTNHSLEYRVRSYLSVNCVQCHQSGGTGPTWDARAYLTLKQTGLLDAPLSNNGGDPANKLLVPGDTAHSVLLRRVSGDGFQRMPPLATHQLDHEAIQLLSQWITTELTNRVTFGEWQVTYFGSTNHPLAVPLADPDNDGVPNREEHLTGTHPQNAGDAWSMNVSAASGRVHLNYPRVPNLGVIVEYSTNLFHWAPWNVPGNQPSFGAQPGTTSLQAPQRGSEFFRARLIEP; encoded by the coding sequence ATGATGCTTCCTTTCGGTTTCTCAAACTGTGTTCGGATATCAATTCTGGTTTGTGTTCTCATCGCACCAGCGGGTCGCGCAGCGATGGTGCATGAATGGCGATTCGATGAAGCTTCTGGAACAACGCTCTCCAATTCACTCAATGGGGCCCATGCTGAAATCGTGGTGCTGGCAGGCGGTGGCGAACATTCGCTTGCGGGTGGAGGCGTGCAATTGGAGGGCGGCACGCGCGGTTCTGCCGATTACATCCGGCTTCCGGAGCAGACGTTCGATGGCCTGACCAATGTCACGATTGAGATTTGGGCCACGCCCCATTCCTTTCCGAACTGGGGCCGCGTGCTGGACATCAATCCCGGCGATAATCCCATCGCGAACAATCTTCGACTCTCATTTTCCGTGGCAACAGACGGCCAGCAACAACGGTTCGGGTTGCGCCCTTTTGATCCTGTCGACACCGCACTGCCGACGGCCATCGACCAAACGTATCTCTACACAATCGTCTGGTCCTCCAACGGCGGCTCGAATGGGGGCGGGCGATTGGAATGGTATCGGGATGGCAGCTTTGTGGCAGGCCTTGAAACAGGTGCTACGAGCATCGGCACCCTGGCTGCCCTTCCGCAGACGTTGATCTACTTGGGGCGTTCGGCTGCGACGGCTGACGCGACTGCGAATGCGACGTTTCATGCGGTGCGGATTTACAACACTGCCTTTGATTCTGCCGCTGTGCTGGCGAACGTGTTGCGCGGTCCGAATTTCGATGGTCCAGAGAGCGTTGAAGGATTGGTGCATCGATGGAGCTTTGCGGAAACCAACGGAACGTTAATCCAGGATAGCGTGGGCGACGTGGTGGGGTCCGTCATTGTGGCAGGGACGGGACCGGATTTTAGCGTCACGAACGGCCAGGTGCGTTTGCCTGGCGGTGCGCGGGATACAGCCGATTACCTGGAATTTCCCGCCGGTCTTCTGGACGGTTTGAGCAGCGTCACGGTGGAAATCTGGGCCACGCCACATTCGGCGCAGAACTGGTCGCGATTGTTCGACTTCGGGGCGGGGGATGGTTCCACCGCCGGGACATTTTTCCTTTCATTGACGCGGGGAACGTCACTGGACCTGCAGCGCCTTGAGTTCGGCGCGCCCGCGGAGTTCACGATCAATACCGCCATTCCGACTGCGCCCGGGCAGCAGTATCATTACGTGGTGACGTGGGGCGCCACCAACGGTGCGGGTGGCAGCGGGCGATTGGAATGGTACCGAGACGGCGTGTTGATGGGAGGCGTGGACACGGGCGCCACCACGATCAGCAGCGTGAACGATTCCGTGCTCTGGCTTGGGCGATCGCAATATGCGGCTGATGCGACGGCGAACGCAGACTTCAATGAACTGCGGATCTACAACCGCGCGCTCACCCCTGCTGAGATCAACTTCAATCGGATCAATGGCCCCGACATGTTCGACATTCCACCGCCTGTGGCTGTGAACGATGCAATGACGTTGAACCCTGGTGCGATGGCATTGATTCCTGTTTTAAAGAACGACACGGGAACGGCGCTGCTCCCGGGAACCGTGTCCATTGTGGAGCCACCGAATGCCGGGACAGCGCAGGTGAAAGCGGATGGCCGAGTCCTTTACACGCATAATGGAAGCTCGGGCGCTTTCGATGCGTTCACTTACTCCGTACAAAATTCACTGGGTCGCACATCCAATATCGGAACCGTGTCGCTGACGTTGGATTCGTCGCTGCGCTTGCCGAACACCACGATAACAATTCCCAACACGCCGCCGCCCGTTGGATTCCAGGTGGTCGATGCTTTCCCGGGTCTGACCTTTGAGGACGCTGTTGCGCTCAGGACGCATCCCGCCTTTCCGAATCATCTGTTCGTGTGCGAACGGCGGGGCACTGTGTCGTACATTCCCGATGTCACCTCGCCCAATCCGGTCCGGCAGGTGTTGTTAAACATCAACAGCCAGGTGCGTTTCGATAACACAGTGGAAGGCGAAATGGGATTGATCGGCCTCGACTTTCATCCGGGTTTTGCCACGAACGGACACTTCTTTGTGTATTACGTGACGCCCACGAGCGGCTCGCCATTTTTCAATCGCCTTGCCCGTTTTACTGCCAATCCGAACACGCTGACCGCCGAGACGAACACACAACAGGTGTTGTTCAGCGTGATTGATGAACAATTCAATCACAACGGCGGCGACTTGCATTTCGGGCCGGATGGGTACCTCTACATTGGCATGGGCGACGAGGGGGACCAATACAACCGCATGCAGAACGCGCAACGCATCGACAAGGATTTCTATTCCGGAATTCTGCGCATCGACGTGGACAAGCGTCCCGGAAACCTCGAGCCCGCGCCGCACTACGGAATCCCTACGGGCGGCAACGGGCAGGCCTTCTACAGCATTCCCGCCGACAATCCTTTTCTCAGCGCGGCGAGCATCGCTGGACGGCCCGTGAACCCCGCGACACGCCGTGGGGAATTCTACGCGATCGGATTTCGGCACCCATGGAGGTTCTCGTTCGACATCAATGGCGAGTTGTGGATTCCCGATGTGGGACAGGATCGATATGAAGAGATCAATATTGTGCAAGCGGGCGACAACGCGGGCTGGGCGTTTTTCGAAGGCGCGCAGCATTCGACAGCAACGTTGTATCCCAATCAGATCACGGTCACCACGAACCCGCCTCCGCCTGGATTTGTGAGCCTTGATCCGATCTACGAATACGCGCATACGGGCGTCGCGGGTGGCGACCCGCTGTTCAAGGGAAATTCGGTAACAGGCGGTTACGTTTACCGCGGCGGCCGCATCCCGGAGCTGCACGGCGCTTATGTGTTTGCTGATTTCGTTTCGGCAAACATTTGGGCGCTATGGCGAACGCACTCGACCGTTCGCGTGGAGCGCATCGCTGGCGAATCGGGCGTCGCAGCGTTTGGAATCGATCCGAGCAATGGCGACCTGCTGATCGCAAACTACTTCCAGAACAGACTTCGACGGCTGATCCGCACTGATGCTGCGGTTTCCGATTTTCCCGCGCGGCTCAGCGACACAGGAATCTTTGCAGATCTGGCGACGCTGACGCCAAATCCGGGCGTTGTAACCTATGAGCCGATCGTCGCGTTCTGGTCGGATTACGCGCTGAAGCGGCGCTGGTTCACCATTCCCGACGCAACGAACACGATTGATTTTGCGGTGGAAGACAGCTGGGATTTTCCGACGGGCATGCAATGGATCAAGCACTTCGATCTCGAGCTGGAGCGGGGGAATCCGGCAAGCAAGCGCCGTTTGGAGACGCGGGTATTGGTGAAGACCGATGCCGGGACGTACGGCGTGAGTTACATGTGGAACCCGGCAGGAACCGAGGCGTTTCTCGTAGGAGATAACGGAACCAATTTCACGGTGACCGTCCAGACGGGCAGCAACACGATCCAGCAATTGTGGGAAATTCCATCGCGCTCGGCCTGCCTGCAATGTCACACGCCTGTGGCTGGCCATGTGTTAAGTTTCAACACGCGCGAACTGAATCAGTTTGCGAACCTGAATGGCGTGGTCACAAACCAGATCGCGGCCCTGAGCCAGGCCGGTTACTTCACAGTCCCGGTTGAAAATATTCATACGCTTCCCGCTTTTGCGAAGGCGGCCGACACTAATCACAGCCTGGAATATCGGGTGCGTTCGTATTTGTCGGTCAATTGCGTTCAATGCCATCAAAGCGGCGGCACGGGCCCGACGTGGGACGCGCGCGCCTACCTCACGCTGAAGCAGACCGGCCTGCTCGACGCGCCATTGAGCAATAATGGCGGCGATCCCGCGAACAAACTCCTGGTACCCGGCGACACCGCGCATTCTGTCCTGTTGCGGCGCGTGAGCGGCGATGGCTTTCAGCGCATGCCGCCACTGGCGACGCATCAACTCGATCACGAAGCCATTCAGCTCCTTTCACAATGGATTACGACTGAGCTGACAAACCGCGTCACGTTCGGCGAATGGCAGGTGACTTATTTTGGTTCAACGAACCATCCGTTGGCCGTGCCCCTGGCTGATCCCGACAATGACGGAGTTCCGAATCGCGAGGAACACCTGACGGGAACTCATCCGCAGAATGCGGGGGATGCCTGGTCCATGAACGTTTCCGCTGCTTCGGGAAGGGTTCATCTGAATTATCCTCGGGTGCCGAACCTGGGCGTAATCGTCGAATACAGCACGAATCTGTTTCACTGGGCGCCATGGAACGTTCCGGGAAATCAACCTTCCTTCGGCGCGCAGCCAGGAACGACTTCGCTGCAGGCGCCACAACGAGGTTCTGAATTTTTCCGCGCGCGCCTGATCGAGCCTTAA
- a CDS encoding DinB family protein, whose amino-acid sequence MKKLLLTLTILALTASGLLAQELSSEDRERGIKYLEKTRDAFVEASKDFSPAQWQFKPETNKWSAAQIAEHIAASEDFMMDTVRNSVMKAPPRAEGEDARAIDEFIIKNVPDRTQKFQAPEPLVPKNRFGGAQDALKHFKESRATSLALLKESSDLRKHAVDSPLGKKLDAYQWLLFMAAHSERHTRQLLELKSSPGFPKS is encoded by the coding sequence ATGAAAAAACTACTATTAACGCTCACGATCCTAGCCCTCACTGCGTCCGGCCTGTTGGCGCAGGAATTGTCATCTGAAGACCGCGAACGCGGGATCAAGTATCTCGAAAAGACCCGGGACGCCTTTGTTGAGGCCTCGAAGGATTTCTCACCGGCTCAATGGCAGTTCAAGCCGGAGACGAACAAGTGGTCGGCTGCCCAGATTGCCGAACACATTGCGGCGAGCGAGGACTTCATGATGGACACCGTGCGGAATAGCGTCATGAAGGCGCCGCCAAGAGCGGAAGGTGAAGACGCGCGCGCGATCGATGAATTCATCATCAAGAACGTTCCTGATCGGACGCAGAAGTTCCAAGCCCCTGAACCGCTGGTGCCGAAGAATCGCTTTGGCGGCGCCCAAGATGCTCTAAAGCATTTCAAAGAGAGCCGCGCGACCAGTCTCGCCCTGCTGAAGGAATCATCCGATCTTCGGAAGCACGCAGTAGACAGCCCGTTGGGCAAGAAGCTCGACGCCTATCAGTGGCTGTTGTTTATGGCTGCCCACAGCGAACGTCATACCCGCCAGCTTCTTGAACTGAAATCCAGCCCTGGCTTTCCAAAGTCGTAA
- a CDS encoding DUF983 domain-containing protein yields the protein MRYFRLRDECPECGLRYLENQGDLWGMLLFADRVFFMVPLVVVFFVGQGANSRWPYVFGALLAVALIATFPHRMGLSVALDYLIRTKSTDLAER from the coding sequence GTGCGGTATTTTCGATTGCGGGATGAATGCCCGGAATGCGGTTTGCGGTACCTCGAGAATCAAGGCGACCTGTGGGGGATGTTGCTCTTCGCAGACCGTGTTTTCTTCATGGTGCCCCTGGTAGTCGTGTTTTTCGTGGGACAAGGGGCCAATTCCAGATGGCCCTACGTGTTTGGTGCCTTGCTGGCAGTTGCCCTGATCGCCACGTTCCCGCATCGCATGGGTTTGAGCGTGGCGCTGGACTACCTCATTCGCACAAAATCGACAGACCTCGCGGAACGATAA
- a CDS encoding DUF2231 domain-containing protein, with protein sequence MNIPPIHPALVHLPIAFVILSVAADFGARLSRDERRRAILRTLGFWSLVAALGGGVLTIVAGYIDLNRAALTPELEEFVQVHIVVGWILAGILALLTAWRWLIWHRGQMTINSSYLVGSFLLLSITLFQGWYGGEMVYSYGAGVAPMGHGTESADAAQRRLLAVRNLLQPGSAIGGANPPDGIMTDTNGASGGSTSTNLSTSEAPR encoded by the coding sequence ATGAATATTCCCCCAATCCACCCTGCGCTCGTTCATTTGCCGATTGCATTCGTGATCCTGTCCGTTGCCGCAGATTTCGGAGCACGGCTTTCGCGCGACGAACGGCGCCGAGCTATCCTGCGGACCTTGGGGTTCTGGTCTCTTGTTGCCGCGCTCGGAGGCGGGGTCCTTACGATTGTCGCTGGCTATATTGACCTGAACCGCGCCGCGCTCACCCCCGAGCTCGAGGAATTTGTTCAGGTGCATATTGTTGTGGGTTGGATTTTAGCCGGAATCCTCGCGTTGTTGACGGCCTGGCGATGGTTGATCTGGCACCGCGGGCAAATGACGATTAATTCGTCGTACCTCGTCGGCAGTTTTCTGCTGCTTTCAATCACGCTGTTCCAGGGATGGTATGGCGGCGAAATGGTTTACTCGTACGGCGCAGGCGTAGCACCGATGGGCCACGGAACGGAATCGGCGGATGCGGCGCAGCGGCGTCTGCTCGCGGTGAGAAACCTATTGCAACCCGGTTCTGCAATCGGAGGCGCCAACCCGCCCGACGGGATAATGACCGATACAAACGGGGCTTCGGGAGGTTCGACGTCAACGAACCTGAGCACTTCCGAGGCCCCGCGATGA
- a CDS encoding diguanylate cyclase, with translation MESPQRILIQVKSKADRHLLEDWLSPKHEIVSMRSDELLAERFDLAIVDGPSLKTLFEPIRNRRKAEEPVLLPFLLLTYRRIGSKPTRHLGRLVDDLIIRPIDEQELRARVANLLRLRRLSVELKKEHDRVLKLSVTDDVSGFNNTRYLHRYLDRFMAASKPEELSLVFLDLDNFKCVVDEHGHLLGSKVLKEVAQALHHELDQDDRIVRYGGDEFVLIMPRHNRAMATGKVQRLKRMLTETPFLQREKVNVHLTASFGIATYPHDAGDKHQLLAAADNGLFRSKAAGKNRISVPRDVERLEDSVVVAE, from the coding sequence GTGGAATCGCCACAGCGCATCCTCATCCAGGTTAAATCGAAGGCTGACCGCCACCTGCTGGAGGACTGGCTGTCTCCGAAGCATGAGATCGTCTCGATGCGCAGCGATGAACTGCTGGCCGAGAGGTTTGACCTGGCCATAGTGGATGGCCCATCGCTGAAGACGCTCTTCGAGCCCATTCGCAACCGGCGCAAAGCCGAGGAACCTGTGCTCCTGCCGTTTCTCCTTTTGACGTATCGTCGCATTGGCAGCAAGCCCACGCGGCATCTTGGACGTTTGGTCGATGACCTCATCATTCGCCCGATCGACGAACAGGAACTGCGCGCGCGGGTGGCAAACCTTCTGCGCTTGCGGCGGCTCTCGGTCGAGCTGAAGAAGGAGCACGACCGCGTTTTGAAGTTGTCCGTCACCGACGACGTTTCAGGTTTCAACAACACACGTTACCTCCACCGATACCTCGACCGTTTCATGGCAGCGTCGAAACCCGAGGAGTTGTCGCTGGTTTTCCTGGATCTCGACAATTTCAAATGCGTTGTCGACGAGCACGGGCACCTGCTTGGGAGCAAGGTGTTAAAAGAAGTGGCGCAGGCGCTGCATCATGAGCTGGATCAGGATGATAGAATCGTCCGTTACGGCGGTGACGAGTTCGTGCTGATCATGCCAAGGCACAATCGCGCCATGGCGACAGGGAAGGTGCAGCGGCTGAAGCGAATGCTCACGGAGACACCCTTCCTGCAAAGAGAGAAGGTGAACGTGCATTTGACTGCGTCCTTCGGCATCGCGACGTACCCGCACGATGCGGGTGACAAACATCAACTGCTGGCCGCTGCCGACAATGGACTGTTCCGCAGCAAGGCCGCGGGGAAAAACAGGATTTCCGTCCCGCGTGATGTTGAGCGTCTCGAGGATTCTGTGGTTGTTGCCGAATAG
- the rpsU gene encoding 30S ribosomal protein S21 produces MTEIKLKKGESVEKALRRLKKKIDREGTLKVVRNHRHFEKPSERRRRKEKAARFSAMLSARYADM; encoded by the coding sequence TTGACAGAGATTAAGCTGAAAAAAGGCGAGTCCGTGGAAAAGGCGCTGCGCCGGTTGAAAAAGAAAATCGACCGCGAAGGCACCCTCAAGGTTGTGCGCAATCACCGGCATTTCGAAAAGCCGAGTGAACGCCGTCGCCGCAAGGAAAAGGCCGCCCGCTTCTCCGCCATGTTGAGCGCGCGTTACGCGGACATGTAA
- a CDS encoding sugar phosphate isomerase/epimerase family protein yields the protein MYSFSTCWNSHRHTDGRAMLREVRELGFEFAELSHGTRISLVPGILEAVDAGEIRISTVHNFCPLPLGVNHAAPNLFQFSDERPRERELAERYTFKTIEFAARVKAQLVVLHSGSIEIKDYEAKLMEMLARGEKDSPKYQKLCAEFDEKREAKKEKYLARTIESLRKVLPAAEAAGIKLGIENREGLEELPFESDYWTLFQEITSPNLAYWHDTGHAQIKENMGFIMHAMHLESMADRLAGFHIHDVQFPGRDHCAPGTGMIDYAALKPMVKPEHIKVFELSPKLPVEEVRKGVAHLKSMWGDE from the coding sequence ATGTATTCGTTCTCCACCTGCTGGAATTCTCACCGCCACACCGACGGCCGCGCCATGCTCCGGGAAGTCCGCGAGCTGGGATTCGAGTTCGCCGAACTCAGCCACGGCACCCGCATCAGCCTCGTTCCTGGAATCCTGGAAGCCGTCGATGCCGGCGAGATTCGGATTTCCACCGTTCACAATTTCTGTCCGCTTCCGCTGGGCGTGAACCATGCCGCCCCGAACCTGTTTCAATTCTCGGATGAACGTCCGCGCGAACGGGAACTGGCGGAACGCTACACGTTCAAAACCATTGAATTTGCCGCGCGCGTCAAAGCGCAGTTGGTCGTGCTGCACAGCGGCAGCATAGAAATCAAGGATTACGAGGCGAAGCTCATGGAAATGCTGGCGCGAGGGGAGAAGGACTCGCCCAAATACCAGAAGCTCTGCGCTGAGTTCGATGAGAAACGCGAGGCGAAGAAAGAGAAGTATCTTGCCCGCACGATTGAATCCTTGCGCAAAGTTCTCCCCGCAGCGGAAGCGGCGGGGATCAAGCTGGGCATTGAGAATCGTGAAGGCCTGGAGGAGCTGCCGTTCGAGAGCGATTACTGGACGCTGTTCCAGGAAATCACGAGTCCGAACCTGGCCTACTGGCACGACACGGGGCATGCGCAAATCAAGGAGAACATGGGGTTCATCATGCACGCGATGCATCTGGAGAGCATGGCCGACAGGCTCGCCGGTTTTCACATTCACGACGTGCAATTCCCTGGACGCGACCATTGCGCGCCAGGCACCGGGATGATCGATTACGCAGCACTGAAACCCATGGTGAAACCTGAGCACATCAAGGTATTTGAGCTCAGCCCGAAGCTTCCCGTGGAAGAGGTTCGAAAAGGTGTGGCTCACCTGAAGTCAATGTGGGGAGACGAGTAA